Proteins co-encoded in one Capnocytophaga ochracea DSM 7271 genomic window:
- a CDS encoding RHS repeat domain-containing protein, producing the protein MILISDGEAQKFYYLHRDYLGSIVMLTDENGNIAERRHFDAWGQPIKVEDGAGKVLKGLTLLDRGFTGHEHLQTVGLIHMNGRLYDPALHRFLQPDNYVQDPFNTQNFNRYGYCLNNPLVYVGQNGEFIGTILTYMWEIIENTFTHGVNFHHYDYEETEKAFEIDRGMFTGDFWQVVSKWTWQSQQVFLGNFVNHVLNISGNVLDVTHLDGAVAVSTTIKKGAFTLGNYITGPRGFKADWRDHLFVHEYGHYLQGQIMGPLYMTTVAIPSFMDAWIQPEKHDSRWYETMANSLAGKYFNKVYGSGAKGYTEGSENYFDLKSFKEENTSSPYMNPRNRNFNLNGHSSKFTLHFSDFFYFSFGRSFM; encoded by the coding sequence GTGATACTCATTTCGGACGGTGAAGCGCAAAAATTCTATTACTTACATAGAGATTACTTGGGTTCTATAGTAATGCTCACCGATGAGAATGGTAATATAGCCGAGCGCAGACACTTTGATGCTTGGGGACAACCCATAAAAGTAGAAGATGGAGCGGGAAAAGTGTTAAAAGGTTTAACTTTATTAGATAGAGGCTTTACAGGGCACGAACACCTACAAACGGTAGGACTTATCCATATGAATGGGCGGTTGTACGACCCTGCGCTACACCGTTTCTTACAACCCGATAACTATGTACAAGACCCTTTTAACACTCAAAACTTTAATAGGTATGGGTACTGTTTGAATAACCCACTGGTGTATGTAGGCCAAAATGGAGAGTTTATAGGAACTATTCTTACTTATATGTGGGAAATTATTGAAAATACTTTTACTCATGGAGTGAATTTTCATCATTATGATTATGAAGAAACAGAAAAGGCTTTTGAAATAGATAGAGGTATGTTTACAGGTGATTTTTGGCAAGTAGTATCAAAATGGACTTGGCAGTCTCAACAAGTGTTCTTAGGAAATTTTGTTAATCACGTATTAAATATAAGTGGTAATGTATTGGATGTTACCCATCTTGATGGAGCTGTAGCAGTATCAACAACCATAAAAAAAGGAGCTTTTACATTAGGAAATTACATAACGGGGCCTCGAGGTTTTAAAGCCGATTGGAGAGACCACCTATTTGTACACGAGTATGGACATTACCTGCAAGGACAAATTATGGGGCCTTTGTATATGACAACCGTAGCTATACCAAGTTTTATGGATGCTTGGATACAGCCTGAGAAACACGATTCGCGTTGGTATGAAACTATGGCAAATAGTTTGGCAGGAAAATATTTTAATAAAGTTTATGGTTCCGGAGCAAAAGGATATACAGAAGGAAGTGAGAATTACTTTGACTTAAAGTCTTTTAAAGAAGAAAACACATCTTCACCATATATGAATCCTAGAAATAGGAATTTTAATCTAAATGGGCATTCGTCTAAATTTACCCTTCACTTTTCTGATTTTTTCTATTTTTCATTTGGTAGAAGTTTTATGTAA